The stretch of DNA TTTAACTACTTTTCTAAGGCTACTGGTTTGGTGATGAATAATGGTAAATCAAATTTCTATGCTAATGGAGTTCCTGATAGCTTGATCAGGGAGATTGAGCAGGTTACATGGATGAAGAGAAGTGCAGTCCCCTTTAGATATTTGGGCATTAATGTGTCCCTTAAACGTCTATCCATAATGGACTGTAATTGCTTGATTGAGAATGTGGTTACTACGATTGGAGGACTGGGTTCTAGAAAGTTATCTTATGCTGGAAGGGTTGTGTTGATCCAGTCTGTCCTTAGTACTTTGCACTGCTATTGGGCTCGTATTTTTATTTTACCCAAGACTGTAATTGATGCAATTGAGAAAATGTGTAGACAGTACCTATGGTATGGTAAGGATCCCAAGGAAAACCCTGCCCTGGTTTCCTGGGAGAAAATTTGCAGACCTGAGAAACAGGGGGGCTTGGTTTAAGGGATCTTCATACCTGGAACATTGCTACTCTTGGAACTTATGTCTAGTGGGTGCAGCAAAAGACTGACCATCTTTGGGTTCGTTGGGTGCATGCAGTTTATATTAAATCTGCGAGATGGGTGGATTATGAACCTAGCAATGGTGCAAGTTGGGCATGGAGGAAAATATGCCAGGTTAAGAATATTTTCAAGAGTTTTCTCTGTGCAGGAGAGCCATATACTGCACAGAAGGGGTATCTCTATTTGAAACCTCTTACTGATAAGGTTGCCTGGTATCCTTGGGTTTTAAATAAATGGATTTGTCCAAAACATTGTTTTCTCTGCTGGTTGGTAGCTCAAAATAGGCTACTTACACAGGATCGTTTGGTGAGGATGAAGATCATTGATAATAACTACTGT from Silene latifolia isolate original U9 population chromosome 10, ASM4854445v1, whole genome shotgun sequence encodes:
- the LOC141608097 gene encoding uncharacterized protein LOC141608097; translation: MLCKGERASIDLLLKAFNYFSKATGLVMNNGKSNFYANGVPDSLIREIEQVTWMKRSAVPFRYLGINVSLKRLSIMDCNCLIENVVTTIGGLGSRKLSYAGRVVLIQSVLSTLHCYWARIFILPKTVIDAIEKMCRQYLWYGKDPKENPALWVQQKTDHLWVRWVHAVYIKSARWVDYEPSNGASWAWRKICQVKNIFKSFLCAGEPYTAQKGYLYLKPLTDKVAWYPWVLNKWICPKHCFLCWLVAQNRLLTQDRLVRMKIIDNNYCEVCGLMAKDHNHLFFGCAFSKQCHHLVQRWCKVLLPVQDCIQWWIKWRIHSATKNKVIGVILASLMYHLWQHRNSCRIDKVVMQHVCLVQKVQQDVRARLQLNDLKCNGRIVLDWL